A portion of the Streptomyces sp. NBC_00376 genome contains these proteins:
- a CDS encoding carbon-nitrogen hydrolase family protein — MSSPTSTKRTVAAVHAAPVFMDTEATVGKVIRFIEQAGREGIDLLVFPETFVPGYPYWIEAYAPLDQQGANIAYAEASVEVPGPQIARVQAACDRAGVGVVLGVSERLTGTRTCFNSQVFIEPDGTLLGVHRKLQPTYAERIVWAQGGGATLSVFDSALGRIGGLACWEHTMNLARQSLITQGQQIHAAAWPGLSTMTGFETVADVQIDAMMKTHALTAQAFVISAGNPVDETCLQWMESTVGPQKHITAGGGWSAVIHPFNQYLAGPHTGLEEQLVTAEIDLADINAVKVWVDSRGHYARPEILGLRVDRRPLWHDEGHREWPAAPSDGAAAPAAETA, encoded by the coding sequence ATGTCATCTCCCACTTCCACGAAACGAACTGTCGCGGCGGTGCACGCCGCTCCGGTGTTCATGGACACCGAGGCGACCGTCGGCAAGGTCATCCGCTTCATCGAACAGGCTGGCCGGGAAGGCATCGACCTGCTGGTGTTTCCCGAGACCTTCGTGCCCGGTTACCCGTACTGGATCGAGGCCTACGCCCCGCTGGACCAGCAGGGCGCCAACATCGCGTACGCCGAGGCGTCCGTCGAGGTGCCCGGTCCGCAGATCGCCCGGGTCCAAGCCGCTTGTGACCGCGCCGGGGTCGGCGTCGTTCTCGGTGTCAGCGAGAGGCTCACGGGGACCCGCACGTGTTTCAACAGCCAGGTCTTCATCGAACCCGACGGCACCCTTCTCGGAGTTCACCGCAAGCTCCAGCCCACCTACGCCGAAAGGATCGTGTGGGCTCAGGGCGGCGGCGCCACCCTCAGCGTCTTCGATAGCGCTCTGGGCCGGATCGGCGGTCTGGCCTGCTGGGAACACACCATGAACCTGGCCCGGCAGTCCCTGATCACCCAGGGCCAGCAGATCCACGCAGCTGCATGGCCCGGTCTGTCCACCATGACCGGCTTCGAGACTGTCGCCGACGTCCAGATCGACGCCATGATGAAGACCCACGCGCTCACGGCGCAGGCGTTCGTCATCTCCGCCGGAAACCCGGTGGACGAGACGTGCCTGCAGTGGATGGAGTCCACTGTCGGACCGCAGAAGCACATCACTGCGGGTGGTGGCTGGTCGGCCGTGATCCACCCCTTCAATCAGTACCTCGCCGGCCCGCACACCGGCCTCGAAGAGCAGCTCGTCACCGCCGAGATCGACCTCGCCGACATCAACGCGGTCAAGGTCTGGGTCGACTCCCGGGGCCACTACGCGCGACCGGAGATCCTCGGCCTACGGGTCGACCGACGCCCTCTCTGGCATGACGAAGGACACCGCGAATGGCCTGCCGCCCCGAGCGACGGCGCCGCCGCCCCGGCAGCCGAAACGGCCTGA